One Agelaius phoeniceus isolate bAgePho1 chromosome 7, bAgePho1.hap1, whole genome shotgun sequence DNA segment encodes these proteins:
- the TMEM198 gene encoding transmembrane protein 198 isoform X1: MPLPGVPRAMTATVQTLRFKLLPHEPGQEWGHSCQQEIERRYQVVPSVVCAMCCLFGIIYCFFGYRCFKAVMFLTGLMFGSIIIFMLCYKERVLDTQLSVEASVGIGLGIGVLCGLVTMLVRSVGLFMVGLLLGLLLAVATLVVMEQFYHPPTVWIPIALLLGVGMLFAVLTLQWQRFFTTLSTAVFGSAIMTVTVDYFIELFLLVQYIYERIKVAPARPVCWYSWVILGIWPLLTTLGVLVQWKVTAEGYSHTEVIISRQQRRVQLMRIKQREDRKEKKKKRRPHHPPPHQHKAHPPEPAYRRKPNPVRRFDGDVLSPVSPAARSYIQSFRERQTGPSLNSLIASSHAVVDLDYDCSSTVPLTSGSGPAVRV; this comes from the exons ATGCCtctcccaggagtccccagagCCATGACTGCAACTGTGCAGACGCTGCGGTTCAAGCTGCTGCCGCACGAGCCAGGCCAGGAgtgggggcacagctgccagcaggaaattgaGCGTCGCTACCAGGTGGTGCCCTCAGTGGTGTGCGCCATGTGCTGCCTTTTTGGCATCATCTACTGCTTCTTTG GCTACCGCTGCTTCAAGGCTGTCATGTTCCTGACGGGGCTGATGTTCGGCTCTATCATCATCTTCATGCTGTGCTACAAGGAGCGGGTGCTGGACACACAGCTGAGCGTGGAGGCCTCAGTGGGCATTGGGTTGGGCATTGGAGTCCTGTGTGGGCTGGTCACCATGCTGGTGCGCAGCGTTGGCCTCTTCAtggtggggctgctcctggggctgctgctggcggTGGCCACGCTGGTGGTGATGGAGCAATTCTACCACCCACCAACGGTGTGGATCCCCATCGCACTGCTCTTGGGTGTGGGCATGCTCTTTGCTGTCCTCACACTGCAGTGGCAGCGCTTCTTCACCACCCTCTCCACCGCCGTCTTCGGCAGCGCCATCATGACCGTCACTGTCGACTACTTCATCGAGCTCTTCCTCCTGGTGCAGTACATCTATGAGCGCATCAAGGTGGCCCCTGCTCGCCCCGTGTGCTGGTACAGCTGGGTCATCCTGGGCATCTGGCCGCTCCTCACCACACTGGGTGTcttggtccagtggaaggtcaCAGCCGAGGGCTACTCCCATACAGAAG TGATCATCagccggcagcagcgccgcgtGCAGCTGATGCGCATCAAGCAGCGGGAAGACcgaaaggagaagaagaagaagcggAGACCCCAccaccccccaccccaccagcaCAAAGCCCACCCCCCCGAGCCTGCTTACCGCCGCAAGCCCAACCCTGTGCGCCGCTTTGATGGGGACGTGCTCTCCCCCGTGAGTCCCGCAGCCAGG AGCTACATCCAGAGTTTCCGAGAGCGGCAGACAGGACCGTCACTGAACAGCCTCATTGCCAGCTCCCATGCCGTGGTGGACCTGGACTATGACTGCAGCTCCACCGTGCCCCTCACCTCGGGCTCTGGCCCTGCTGTGAGGGTATAA
- the TMEM198 gene encoding transmembrane protein 198 isoform X2, which produces MPLPGVPRAMTATVQTLRFKLLPHEPGQEWGHSCQQEIERRYQVVPSVVCAMCCLFGIIYCFFGYRCFKAVMFLTGLMFGSIIIFMLCYKERVLDTQLSVEASVGIGLGIGVLCGLVTMLVRSVGLFMVGLLLGLLLAVATLVVMEQFYHPPTVWIPIALLLGVGMLFAVLTLQWQRFFTTLSTAVFGSAIMTVTVDYFIELFLLVQYIYERIKVAPARPVCWYSWVILGIWPLLTTLGVLVQWKVTAEGYSHTEVIISRQQRRVQLMRIKQREDRKEKKKKRRPHHPPPHQHKAHPPEPAYRRKPNPVRRFDGDVLSPSYIQSFRERQTGPSLNSLIASSHAVVDLDYDCSSTVPLTSGSGPAVRV; this is translated from the exons ATGCCtctcccaggagtccccagagCCATGACTGCAACTGTGCAGACGCTGCGGTTCAAGCTGCTGCCGCACGAGCCAGGCCAGGAgtgggggcacagctgccagcaggaaattgaGCGTCGCTACCAGGTGGTGCCCTCAGTGGTGTGCGCCATGTGCTGCCTTTTTGGCATCATCTACTGCTTCTTTG GCTACCGCTGCTTCAAGGCTGTCATGTTCCTGACGGGGCTGATGTTCGGCTCTATCATCATCTTCATGCTGTGCTACAAGGAGCGGGTGCTGGACACACAGCTGAGCGTGGAGGCCTCAGTGGGCATTGGGTTGGGCATTGGAGTCCTGTGTGGGCTGGTCACCATGCTGGTGCGCAGCGTTGGCCTCTTCAtggtggggctgctcctggggctgctgctggcggTGGCCACGCTGGTGGTGATGGAGCAATTCTACCACCCACCAACGGTGTGGATCCCCATCGCACTGCTCTTGGGTGTGGGCATGCTCTTTGCTGTCCTCACACTGCAGTGGCAGCGCTTCTTCACCACCCTCTCCACCGCCGTCTTCGGCAGCGCCATCATGACCGTCACTGTCGACTACTTCATCGAGCTCTTCCTCCTGGTGCAGTACATCTATGAGCGCATCAAGGTGGCCCCTGCTCGCCCCGTGTGCTGGTACAGCTGGGTCATCCTGGGCATCTGGCCGCTCCTCACCACACTGGGTGTcttggtccagtggaaggtcaCAGCCGAGGGCTACTCCCATACAGAAG TGATCATCagccggcagcagcgccgcgtGCAGCTGATGCGCATCAAGCAGCGGGAAGACcgaaaggagaagaagaagaagcggAGACCCCAccaccccccaccccaccagcaCAAAGCCCACCCCCCCGAGCCTGCTTACCGCCGCAAGCCCAACCCTGTGCGCCGCTTTGATGGGGACGTGCTCTCCCCC AGCTACATCCAGAGTTTCCGAGAGCGGCAGACAGGACCGTCACTGAACAGCCTCATTGCCAGCTCCCATGCCGTGGTGGACCTGGACTATGACTGCAGCTCCACCGTGCCCCTCACCTCGGGCTCTGGCCCTGCTGTGAGGGTATAA